From a single Phormidium ambiguum IAM M-71 genomic region:
- a CDS encoding NADAR family protein — MVIYFYKVYDPYGCFSNFSPHGICIEGEYWQTVEHYYQANKFLGTKDSVLIPIIKAATTPEKAASLGRDRTRKVRSDWEEVKCSIMRQAVLIKFLTHPDIQEILLETGEQVIVENSPTDYYWGCGLNNTGQNNLGQILMSVRQEIRELKNSQ; from the coding sequence ATGGTAATATATTTTTACAAAGTTTATGACCCCTACGGCTGTTTTTCTAATTTTTCTCCACATGGCATTTGTATAGAAGGAGAATATTGGCAAACAGTAGAACATTACTACCAAGCAAACAAATTTTTAGGTACAAAAGATAGCGTTTTAATCCCGATAATTAAAGCTGCTACCACACCGGAAAAAGCTGCATCTTTAGGACGCGATCGCACGCGCAAAGTTCGATCGGATTGGGAAGAAGTCAAATGCTCGATTATGCGTCAAGCAGTACTCATCAAATTTCTCACTCACCCAGATATTCAAGAAATCCTCCTAGAAACTGGTGAACAAGTAATTGTGGAAAACTCACCGACTGATTACTATTGGGGTTGTGGTTTAAATAATACTGGTCAAAATAATTTAGGTCAAATTCTCATGAGTGTACGTCAAGAGATCCGGGAACTAAAAAATTCCCAGTAA
- a CDS encoding DUF4129 domain-containing protein, whose protein sequence is MTVQNFEKTNLMWEFQQQMQRFNEWLELIFSQNQTQFPKVNWNPVLLDLLWLVVRGIFWLIIGLLLIWLGWQIWQNWKKYYDYSLNLGNAAPSKITDVNLNKLKATAWLERSRKFYRQGNYQEAVRCLYMAMIQKLNDRGIILDESSRTDGEYRQLIQNLPNREAYQILLNTHEQLCFAETPISLEIFERCQQAYQEIEKQ, encoded by the coding sequence ATGACAGTCCAAAATTTTGAAAAAACTAATTTGATGTGGGAATTTCAACAACAAATGCAGCGATTTAATGAGTGGTTGGAATTGATATTTTCCCAGAATCAAACTCAATTCCCAAAAGTAAATTGGAATCCAGTTTTATTAGATTTACTATGGTTAGTTGTCCGAGGAATATTTTGGCTAATTATTGGGTTGCTATTAATTTGGTTGGGTTGGCAAATTTGGCAAAATTGGAAAAAGTACTATGATTATTCTCTAAATTTAGGAAATGCAGCGCCATCAAAAATAACAGATGTAAATCTAAATAAGTTAAAAGCAACTGCTTGGCTAGAACGATCGCGCAAATTTTATCGCCAAGGCAACTATCAAGAAGCAGTACGTTGTTTATATATGGCAATGATACAAAAACTAAACGATCGAGGTATAATTTTGGATGAAAGTAGCCGGACAGATGGAGAATATCGGCAATTAATTCAAAACTTACCTAATCGAGAAGCTTATCAAATTTTATTAAATACTCACGAACAGCTATGTTTTGCTGAGACTCCGATTTCCTTAGAAATATTTGAAAGATGCCAACAAGCGTATCAGGAAATTGAAAAACAATGA
- a CDS encoding GAF domain-containing protein, giving the protein MTFTNNSQSSEPRLAQIALLNRMTNRIRQSLDLQNILTATVAEIRAFLDTDRVMIYRFHPDSSGEVIAESIQENRFPSLLGLNFPADDIPVNAREMFVNARQRSMVNVATGEIGLSSLDCPDTGKALEIEDIRFRPVDPCHIEYLTAMGVKSSVVVPILQYDTHSHNSKPKLWGLLVSHHAEPKNISPLELDAVQQIADQVSIAVAQSNLLTQARQQAQREAAINQVSIKLHHLNTIELEEALAETVKIFQSDGGRLYIVGDKQYPAKLYTYGEALNIHQNNNYLLEEDPIWQQKFLPNPNTSSANSIWAIADLYQDAELSQLATIFKPTKIRGILVIPLICRQQFLGYLTIFRHEIDKETLWAGRFDSDQRQLYPRRSFAAWLELKKGLAPEWKPEELEIGVALGSQFSLAVQQYQLYKKVQLLNADLDRQVKERTAQLEHSLTFANLLKQITDQIRSTLDFKTILQTIVKEVRQLFNTDRVVIYQFTKQWHGEVIVESTIGNWFSILSLSGLEDCFTEEIAQAYKQGRVGVINDIFHDNIPACYSEFLQSINVRANLIVPIRMGELLWGLLIVHQCHSPRVWLTTEIDLLQQLADQAAIAIQQAQLYQQTSISAELEQAKAKQLEQVLVDLQKTQAQLIQTEKMSSLGQLVAGVAHEINNPVNFIFGNLTYASDYCHDLLELLQLYLKHYPQPHAEIQAKAEEIDVDFLANDLPKLLNSMKVGADRIRQLVLSLRNFSRLDESDIKPVDIHEGIDSTLMILQHRLKPKSGHSGIQIIKNYDNLPPVECYAGQLNQVFMNLLSNAIDALEAKSRSEDKFEQFPNDKLEELTIEISTKVIDNNFVRIKIADNALGIPPDVKSRIFDPFFTTKEPGKGTGLGLAISYQIIVQKHGGKLKCSSKPEVGTEFSIEIPIKQTLK; this is encoded by the coding sequence ATGACATTTACAAATAATTCTCAATCATCAGAACCAAGATTAGCTCAAATAGCTCTGTTAAATCGGATGACTAATCGCATCCGTCAATCTCTAGATTTACAGAACATCTTAACCGCTACAGTAGCAGAAATTCGGGCTTTTTTAGATACCGATCGCGTCATGATCTACAGATTTCACCCTGATAGTAGCGGCGAAGTAATTGCAGAATCAATACAGGAAAATCGCTTTCCTTCCTTACTCGGATTAAACTTTCCCGCAGACGACATACCCGTAAATGCACGGGAAATGTTTGTCAATGCGCGTCAGCGTTCAATGGTCAACGTCGCCACAGGCGAAATTGGCTTAAGTTCTTTAGATTGTCCCGATACTGGAAAAGCTTTAGAAATCGAAGATATTCGTTTTCGACCTGTAGATCCCTGCCACATTGAATATCTAACAGCAATGGGAGTAAAGTCTTCCGTAGTTGTACCGATTTTGCAATACGATACTCATTCTCATAACTCTAAACCTAAACTTTGGGGATTACTTGTATCTCATCATGCGGAACCAAAAAATATTTCCCCACTAGAATTAGATGCAGTACAACAAATTGCCGATCAAGTATCAATAGCTGTTGCTCAAAGTAACTTATTAACGCAAGCTCGTCAACAAGCTCAAAGAGAAGCAGCAATTAACCAAGTTTCTATTAAATTGCATCATTTAAATACAATTGAATTAGAAGAAGCATTAGCAGAAACTGTTAAAATTTTTCAAAGTGATGGTGGGAGACTTTACATAGTAGGAGATAAACAGTATCCAGCAAAATTATATACTTATGGTGAGGCTCTAAACATTCATCAAAATAATAATTACTTATTAGAAGAAGACCCCATTTGGCAGCAAAAATTTTTGCCCAACCCTAATACTTCTTCGGCAAATTCTATCTGGGCGATCGCCGATCTTTATCAAGATGCAGAATTAAGTCAATTAGCAACAATATTTAAACCAACTAAAATCAGAGGCATATTAGTTATTCCTCTAATATGTCGGCAGCAATTTTTAGGATATCTGACAATTTTTCGGCATGAAATAGACAAAGAAACCCTGTGGGCGGGAAGATTTGACTCAGACCAAAGACAACTCTATCCCCGACGATCTTTCGCCGCTTGGTTAGAATTAAAAAAAGGTTTAGCTCCTGAATGGAAACCAGAAGAATTAGAAATAGGTGTAGCTTTAGGTTCGCAATTTTCTCTGGCAGTACAACAATATCAATTGTACAAAAAAGTGCAACTACTTAATGCTGATTTAGACCGCCAAGTAAAAGAACGTACAGCACAATTAGAACATTCACTCACATTTGCTAACTTATTAAAGCAAATTACCGACCAAATTCGCAGCACCTTAGATTTCAAAACTATATTACAAACTATAGTCAAAGAAGTCCGCCAACTATTTAACACAGACCGAGTAGTAATTTATCAATTTACCAAACAATGGCATGGTGAAGTAATTGTCGAATCAACGATTGGAAATTGGTTTTCTATTTTAAGTCTTTCTGGGTTAGAAGATTGTTTTACTGAAGAAATAGCGCAAGCTTATAAACAAGGGCGAGTAGGGGTAATTAACGACATTTTTCACGACAATATTCCTGCTTGTTATTCAGAGTTTTTGCAAAGCATAAATGTGCGAGCTAACTTAATAGTTCCCATTAGAATGGGCGAGTTACTTTGGGGTTTATTAATTGTCCATCAATGTCACTCTCCTAGAGTTTGGCTAACTACAGAAATAGATTTATTACAACAATTGGCCGATCAAGCAGCGATCGCAATTCAGCAAGCCCAACTTTACCAACAAACTTCAATTTCTGCTGAATTAGAACAAGCAAAAGCTAAACAATTAGAACAAGTATTAGTAGACTTACAAAAAACGCAAGCGCAACTAATCCAAACCGAAAAAATGTCTAGCTTAGGACAATTAGTTGCAGGAGTTGCTCATGAAATTAACAACCCAGTTAACTTCATTTTTGGTAATCTAACTTATGCAAGCGATTACTGTCATGACCTTTTAGAATTATTACAGCTTTATCTCAAACATTATCCCCAACCCCATGCAGAAATCCAAGCAAAAGCCGAAGAAATTGATGTTGATTTTCTTGCTAACGACTTACCAAAATTGCTAAATTCCATGAAAGTAGGGGCCGATCGCATTAGACAATTAGTATTATCATTACGTAACTTTTCGCGCTTAGATGAATCCGACATTAAACCAGTAGATATTCACGAAGGTATTGACAGCACATTAATGATTTTGCAACATCGCCTCAAACCAAAATCAGGGCATTCCGGCATTCAAATCATCAAAAATTATGATAATTTACCCCCGGTAGAATGCTATGCTGGTCAATTAAATCAAGTATTTATGAACCTGTTATCTAATGCCATTGATGCGTTAGAAGCCAAAAGTCGTTCAGAAGACAAATTTGAGCAATTTCCTAACGACAAATTGGAAGAACTAACTATAGAAATTTCCACAAAAGTTATTGACAACAACTTTGTCAGAATTAAAATTGCCGATAATGCTTTAGGAATACCACCTGATGTTAAATCGAGAATTTTCGATCCTTTCTTTACTACCAAAGAACCTGGAAAAGGTACAGGATTAGGCTTAGCTATTAGCTACCAAATCATCGTTCAAAAACACGGCGGCAAACTTAAATGTTCCTCAAAACCAGAAGTAGGGACAGAATTTTCCATTGAAATTCCCATCAAACAAACACTTAAGTAG